Part of the Thiohalophilus sp. genome is shown below.
ACCAGGCCGCGAACATGCCGCGCAGTTTATGGTGCCAGCGAAGCGCACTGACGACCTCTTCGAGGTAAATCACCTTCACTTCCCGACCCAGTTCAGTGAGCAGCTCATGCAGACGGACATAATCGGCAAACTGGCGCGAGGTATAGATCGTGTTGATGCGCCCGATGCGACAGGCCTCGAGCAGGTTTTTCACCCCGTCGGAATAATTGAGCAGCGCCGGCACCCGGTGATAGATCTGCAGTGCAAACAGGGTGATCAGCGTCGCGGTGGTGTTGGGTAACAAAATACCGACGTTCTCGCCTCGCCGGGTACGGGCAGCAAGGGCGTCTGCCAGGATAAAACTGCGCCGGATCAGCTGACGATAGTTAATCGGCACCCGCTCGAAGTCCTCGGCGATCTTGTGCCGGCCGCCGTGAATGCGCTGCGCATCCAGTAATGCCTCGAAAATCGTGCAACGATAATGGCTGGTGGCGAACATCATCTCGGTCATAATGTCGGTCAGCTGCTCGCCGGCGTAGATCCGTCGCGCGCGCCCACGCACCTCGGCCGGCGCCCTGATCTTGCGCGGTGGCAAAACGGTCAGGGTAATGCGCGGGAACCAGCGCACCCGGATCCGCTTGCGCAGGCGGGAGAACGGCGAATACTGGGCACCATCGATGCGTACCGGCAATACATCGGCATCGACCTTGTCCGCCACCAGCCCCGGGCCGTGATAGATCTTCATCAACGCCCCGGTCACGGTGATCCGTCCTTCGGGAAACAGCACCACGCTGTGGTCGTCCTGCATATAGCGAATCAGCGATTTGAGGGAAAACGGACTGGTCGGGTCCATCACAAACAGCGTCACCAGCGGCTTGAACGGACGTATGAACCATTGATTGACCATGCGGGTATGGATGGCAAAACTCAACTCCCGCGGCAGAAACACCGTCAGCAAAAGACCGTCGAGAAAGGAGGTATGGTTGGCTATCAGCAGGGTGCGCGGACCGGCCTGCTGCAGGTTTTCCAGTCCCTGCACCTCGACCCGATAGAGCAATCTGAGTAAGGTGCGGAAAACGATCTTGAGTAGCGTTAACATTCGCTATTGATACCGGGTCACTGCCCGGTTTGTAAAGGGCTTTACGTACTGTCTTTTAACCGGCAGTTGAAAAACGTTAGCGAGGCCGCCGATGCAAGACAAAAATGGCCGAAAAAGCGGCGTTTATAGACAATAAATGAGCATTTTGAGGGCATTGTTGACGCCGCAGCAGCAACGCAAGCAGTTTTTCAACGGCCTGTTAATGTTCGCGGGTGGCGTGGAACTCGATATCCGGCCAGCGCTCGATGGTCAGATCCAGATTGACCCGTGTCGGCGCCAGGTAAGTCAGACTGCCCGAGGCATCCAGTGCCAGGTTATCCGCGGCTTTTTTGCGAAACTCGTTGAGCATCTTCTCATCGGTGCAGGTGACCCAGCGGGCGGTGTTCACATTCACCGCCTCGAAACTGCATTCCACGTTATATTCTTCTTTGAGGCGAAAGGCGACCACGTCAAACTGCAGCACGCCCACCGCGCCGACAATAATGTCGTTGTTATTGAGCGGGCGAAAGACCTGCGAGGCGCCCTCCTCGCTTAGCTGATCCAGGCCTTTTTGCAGGGCCTTGTTCTTCATGGGATCGCGCAAACGTACCCGGCGGAACAGTTCCGGGGCGAAGTTGGGGATACCGGTAAACTTGAGATCCTCGCCCTGCGAGAAAGTGTCACCGATCTGAATCGTGCCATGATTGTGCAGTCCGATAATGTCACCGGGATAGGCGGTTTCCACATGCTCGCGTTCGCTGGCCATGAAGGTAATGGCATTGGCCAGTTTCACATCCTTGCCGAGGCGCACCTGACGGGCTTTCATGCCCTTTTCGTAGGTGCCGGAACAGACGCGCAGGAAGGCCACCCGATCGCGATGCTGGGGATCCATATTCGCCTGGATCTTGAACACGAAGCCGGTGAATTTTTCCTCTTCGGGTTCGACAATCCGTTGCCGGGTTTCGTGCGCCTGGGGCCGTGGCGCAATCTCGACGAAATAATCCAGCAGTTCCTGGATACCGAAGTTGTTGATCGCCGAGCCGAAGAACACCGGGCTTTGCTTGCCGGCCAGAAAGGTGTCGAGATCAAATTCATGGCTGGCACCGCGCACCAGTTCGATCTCCTCGCGCAGCTCATCGGCCGCGCTGCCGAGCAGGTCATCGAGCCGGTGGTTATCCAGCCCCTGAATAACTTCCCCGGTCTGGATTTTGCCGCCATGGGTGGCACTGAAAAGATGAATGCTCTCGTTATAGAGGTGATAGACCCCCTTGAATCCCTTGCCCATGCCGATCGGCCAGGTGATCGGCGCGCACTGGATTTTCAGCACCTCCTCCACCTCGTCCATCAGCTCGATGGGCTCGCGGCCTTCCCGGTCCAGTTTGTTGATGAAAGTCAGAATCGGCGTATCGCGCAGCCGGCACACTTCCATCAGCTTGATGGTCCGCTCCTCGACACCCTTGGCGCTGTCGATCACCATCAGCGCCGAATCCACCGCGGTCAGTACCCGGTAGGTATCTTCGGAGAAATCCTCATGGCCCGGGGTATCCAGCAGGTTGATAATGCGTTCCTTGTAGGGAAACTGCATCACCGCCGAGGTCACCGAGATGCCGCGCTGCTTCTCCAGCGCCATCCAGTCGGAGGTCGCGTGGCGATCCGACTTGCGCCCCTTGACCGTCCCCGCCTGCTGGATGGCGCGGCCGAACAGCAGCAGTTTTTCGGTCACGGTGGTTTTCCCGGCGTCGGGATGGGAGATGATCGCAAAGGTGCGCCGGCGGTGGGTTTCGTCGAGATAACGGCTCATGAAGGGTCCAGCTATTAAAAGAGCGCTATTGTACAAAAAAGCGGTCGGGTTGGGCAGAGGCCTCTGCCCGGAAGTGGCATCAACCGGATCTGCCGTGCCTGCAAACGGCCTGATTGTCAAACGCCTGTCAGCTCACGGTTTGGCCGTGGCACCGGACTTGGACAACTCGGCAGTGAGCACCCGGCGCATGGCATCTTCCATCGACATGGGTACCGGCTCCACTTTGGAGCGGGGCAGATAGAGGGTGTAACCGCCAATCTGGTAACTAAGCGGCAGATAGATGGCCACAATATCATCCCCCTCTTCGGCGCTCAGGCCGAGGATATCCTCGATCCGCTCCCGGGTCAAAAAACCCAGTAACTTTGCCTCGCCGATCGATACCAGCACCACCTGCTTGAGCCCGCCCCGGCTCTTGCCCGCGGCGAAATAGTCCATGAAATCATGCAGCGAACCGTAAATCGATTTGACCAGCGGAATCCGCTCCAGCAGCTTCTCCACCAGCCAGATCAAGCGCTGGATCACCCAGGCATTGACCGCCAGTCCCAGGAAAAACAGCACCACCCCGCCGGCCACCAGCGCCATCCCCGGAATATAGTACGCCTCCGGCACAACCGAGGTGATCACCGGATGCAGCCCGTTTTCGATAGTCAGTCCCAGCCAGTAAATCAGATACAGGGTCAATGCCACCGGCAGTACCGTGGCCAGCCCTTTTAAAACGTTCTTCCATAGATAAGACATAGTGCTCTCCTGCTGGCCAAACGGCGAAACCGGCAAGGGTAATGATTCGTCCTGGCGACTATAACAGCCAAGGTAGACCCACAACACGATCCGTTACCCGCTTTTGCGCAAAACAGCGTTCCGAACAGTCGATCAGCTAGCGTTTGCAAGGGGACTCGGAATGCGTGTCCGAAGCCCTTGTCTCAGCAGTGGATTCCCAGCCAGTCGGTCCAGGCGGCAAACAACGCGGGATCCAGTGCCGCCACCGCCGAGCGCGGTTGCAAACTGTTGTTAAACACGGCCTCCCCCTCCAGGGTGCACGACCGTCCCCCCACTTCGGCCAGAATCAGGTGGCCAGCGGCGTAATCCCACAGATTTTGCTTGCCGTGCAGATAGACATGACTGCGGCCGATGGCAATCCAGCACCAGTCCAGCGCCACCGAACCGAAACTGCGTTGCGATGAATAGGGGATCTCGCTAACCAGCCGGGTTGCCAGCTCTGGTGCCAGCCGTTTGAAGTCGATGAGGCCGGTACTTTGTTTCAGACTCAGACCGGTGTCGAAGGGAACAAGCCGCTCGCCATTGAGCCAGGCGCCCTGGCCCTGTTGCGCGAAGAAGCATTCGTCACGCACCGGATCGTAAACCAGGCCGAGTTTCAACACGCCCGCCTCGATCAGCGCCAACGATACCGAGAAACAGGGAATGCCCGAAGCATAGTTACTGGTGCCATCGAGCGGATCCAGCACCCATAGCGGCTTGCCACCTTGCAACAATCCCTGCTGTTCTTCGGCGGGCATCTCCTCACCCAGGAATAATATATCCGGCTCGTGACTGCTTAATTCACTGGCGAGCCGTTCCTGCATGGCGAGATCGGCCTCGGTCAGAAAACTACCGTCGGCCTTGATGCCGCGTTTGACGTGGGTAAAGCGGGTCATCAGTTCCTCGCGCGCGGCAATGCGCACAAGCGATGTCATCGTGTCTGAATTCATAAAAACCAATCCGTTAAAAAGAAGGAATCAGTTGCCGAACGTCAACGCCATCACCATCGCATCCTCGCGGCCGAACGCATCGGGATAGTAATCGGGGCGGATGCCGATCTCCTGAAAACCGGTTTTCTCATACAGACGAATGGCCCCCTGGTTGGAGGGACGCACTTCAAGATAGATGGATCCGGCGTGGCGTTCACGGGCCAGTTGCAGCAGATCATCGAGCATCAGCTGGCCGTAACCGCGACGGTGCGCATCCGGATTGACGCAGAGAGTTAGAATATGCGCCTCGCCGGCGGCCACCGAGAGAATGGCATAGGCCTGTACTTCCCCCTCGACTTGCAACACCCGGCAGCTGTAGCCTACGTTCAGGCAATCGCGGAATATCCCCCGGGTCCAGGGAAAGTTATAGATCGTCTTTTCGATCGCCATGATCGCGTCCAGATCGGCGATCCCCATGGAGCGTATTCCGTCATCAGCCTGTTTGAATACCGCGCTCATGCTCGTCTCCGTTTCGACCTAGTGGTCGCGGGTCAGTGACTGGGCAAACAACAGATCCTCCCACGCCTTGCGTTTGTCCGCCGGGGTCCGCAACAGATAGGCCGGGTGATAGGTCACCACCACCGGGGTGCCGGTGGCTTCGAGCCGGTGTACCGTGCCGCGCAGCCGGGCCAGGCTGGTCGTGCAATCCAGCAGCCGCTGTGCGGCGACACGGCCCAGGGCGATAATGAGATCGGGCTGGATCAGCTCAATCTGCCGCCGCAGATAGGGAAAACAGGCCGCCGCCTCTTCCGGGCGGGGATCCCGGTTGTTGGGCGGACGGCATTTGAGAATGTTGGCGATATAGACCTGCTCGCGGGAGAGCCCCACCGCCTGCAGCATGGCATTGAGCAGCTTGCCGGCCCGGCCGACGAACGGCTCGCCCTGGCGATCCTCATCAACTCCGGGCGCCTCGCCGATGATCAGCCAGCGGGCCTGCTCATTGCCCACCCCGAATACCGTCTGGGTCCGGCTCTGGTGCAACTCGCACAACTGACAGACCGCCACCTGCTGGCGCAGCGCCGACCAGTCCAGTTCACTGACATCGGGCCGCCCCTCGCCCGCGGGCACCGCCGGTTCCGTGGCCGGTTGTGACAGCGGCGCCATCTCCTCGGCCGGCATCACCCGATCCCGCCGCACCCAGACATCGATCCCCATCGCGTCCAGGTAGCGGCGTTGTTGTGGCGTGACAGGAGACATGGGATGAGTTTACCACCTCCGACAGAAAAGGGACGAGGTACGAGTGACGAGTAACGAGGCAAAGAGCACAAAAATTCACCACGAAGACCCGAAGTCACGAAGCAATCAATTCGTTTTCTTCGTGTCTTCGGGTCTTCGGGTCTTCGTGGTTAACGCTTTTCCTCGTCCCTCGTCACTCGTACCTCGTCCCTGGCCGCGGATGTGTTACACATCCGCGGCCTGCGGATGTTCCCGCTCGACCGGCGAGACGATCTTGTTCAGCGCGTTGATGTAGGCCTTGGCGGAGGCGATGACGATATCGGTATCGGCGCCCTGGCCGTTGACGATACGCCCGTCTTTTTCCATGCGCACGGTGACCTCGCCCTGGGCGTCGGTACCGCTGGTGATGTTGTTCACCGAGTAGAGCAGTAGCTCGGCACCGCTGTTGATCACCTGCTCAATCGCCCGAAAGGCCGCGTCCACCGGCCCGCCGCCGTCAGCCTCGGCCTGCTGTTCCTGACCATCCACATTGAGGGTGACGTTGGCGTGCGGGGTCTCGCCGGTTTCGGAACAAACCCGCATGGCGACCAGATGGATATGCTCGTTCTCGGCGGAAATGCCGGTTTCGGTCACCAGCGCCTGCAGATCCTCGTCGAAGATCTCGTGTTTCTTGTCGGCCAGATTCTTGAAGCGGGCGAAGGCGTCGTTCAACTCGTCCTCGGAATCGAATTCCACGCCCAGCTCCTTGAGCCGCGAACGGAAGGCGTTACGCCCCGAATGCTTGCCCAGCACCATGCGGTTGGCCGACCAGCCGACATCCTCGGCGCTCATGATCTCGTAGGTCTCGCGGCTTTTGAGCACACCGTCCTGATGAATACCCGACTCATGGGCAAAGGCGTTGGCACCAACGATCGCCTTGTTGGGCTGCACCGCAAAGCCGGTGATGCCGGCGACCAGCTTGGAGGTCGGGACGATCTCGCGAGTATCGAGATGATCGACACTGCAGGGGAAGATGTCCTTGCGGGTCTTGACCGTCATGACGATCTCTTCCAGCGAGGCGTTGCCGGCCCGCTCGCCCAGGCCGTTGATGGTGCACTCGACCTGGCGTGCGCCGTTCAACACCGCGGAGAGGGAGTTGGCCACGGCCAGACCCAGATCGTTATGACAATGCACGGAGAAGACCGCCTTGTCCGAGTTGGGCACCCGTTCGATCAGGCTGCGAATCGTCTCGCCGAACTGCTGCGGCACATTATAGCCGACGGTGTCGGGAATATTGATGGTGGTGGCGCCGGCGTCGATTACCTGCTCGACAATGCGGCACAGAAAATCCAGCTCGGAACGTCCGGCGTCCTCGGCGGAGAACTCGACGTTGTCGGTGTACTGGCGCGCGCGCTTGACCGCGCG
Proteins encoded:
- a CDS encoding peptide chain release factor 3; protein product: MSRYLDETHRRRTFAIISHPDAGKTTVTEKLLLFGRAIQQAGTVKGRKSDRHATSDWMALEKQRGISVTSAVMQFPYKERIINLLDTPGHEDFSEDTYRVLTAVDSALMVIDSAKGVEERTIKLMEVCRLRDTPILTFINKLDREGREPIELMDEVEEVLKIQCAPITWPIGMGKGFKGVYHLYNESIHLFSATHGGKIQTGEVIQGLDNHRLDDLLGSAADELREEIELVRGASHEFDLDTFLAGKQSPVFFGSAINNFGIQELLDYFVEIAPRPQAHETRQRIVEPEEEKFTGFVFKIQANMDPQHRDRVAFLRVCSGTYEKGMKARQVRLGKDVKLANAITFMASEREHVETAYPGDIIGLHNHGTIQIGDTFSQGEDLKFTGIPNFAPELFRRVRLRDPMKNKALQKGLDQLSEEGASQVFRPLNNNDIIVGAVGVLQFDVVAFRLKEEYNVECSFEAVNVNTARWVTCTDEKMLNEFRKKAADNLALDASGSLTYLAPTRVNLDLTIERWPDIEFHATREH
- a CDS encoding DUF502 domain-containing protein, whose product is MSYLWKNVLKGLATVLPVALTLYLIYWLGLTIENGLHPVITSVVPEAYYIPGMALVAGGVVLFFLGLAVNAWVIQRLIWLVEKLLERIPLVKSIYGSLHDFMDYFAAGKSRGGLKQVVLVSIGEAKLLGFLTRERIEDILGLSAEEGDDIVAIYLPLSYQIGGYTLYLPRSKVEPVPMSMEDAMRRVLTAELSKSGATAKP
- a CDS encoding inositol monophosphatase family protein, which gives rise to MNSDTMTSLVRIAAREELMTRFTHVKRGIKADGSFLTEADLAMQERLASELSSHEPDILFLGEEMPAEEQQGLLQGGKPLWVLDPLDGTSNYASGIPCFSVSLALIEAGVLKLGLVYDPVRDECFFAQQGQGAWLNGERLVPFDTGLSLKQSTGLIDFKRLAPELATRLVSEIPYSSQRSFGSVALDWCWIAIGRSHVYLHGKQNLWDYAAGHLILAEVGGRSCTLEGEAVFNNSLQPRSAVAALDPALFAAWTDWLGIHC
- the rimI gene encoding ribosomal protein S18-alanine N-acetyltransferase, with product MSAVFKQADDGIRSMGIADLDAIMAIEKTIYNFPWTRGIFRDCLNVGYSCRVLQVEGEVQAYAILSVAAGEAHILTLCVNPDAHRRGYGQLMLDDLLQLARERHAGSIYLEVRPSNQGAIRLYEKTGFQEIGIRPDYYPDAFGREDAMVMALTFGN
- a CDS encoding uracil-DNA glycosylase → MSPVTPQQRRYLDAMGIDVWVRRDRVMPAEEMAPLSQPATEPAVPAGEGRPDVSELDWSALRQQVAVCQLCELHQSRTQTVFGVGNEQARWLIIGEAPGVDEDRQGEPFVGRAGKLLNAMLQAVGLSREQVYIANILKCRPPNNRDPRPEEAAACFPYLRRQIELIQPDLIIALGRVAAQRLLDCTTSLARLRGTVHRLEATGTPVVVTYHPAYLLRTPADKRKAWEDLLFAQSLTRDH
- a CDS encoding 2-isopropylmalate synthase, producing the protein MSDDRLIIFDTTLRDGEQSPGASMTKEEKIRIARALERMHVDVIEAGFPIASTGDFDAVRAVARSIKDSTVCGLSRALDTDIDRAGEALKEANSARIHTFIATSPIHMKMKLRMEPDQVVEQAVRAVKRARQYTDNVEFSAEDAGRSELDFLCRIVEQVIDAGATTINIPDTVGYNVPQQFGETIRSLIERVPNSDKAVFSVHCHNDLGLAVANSLSAVLNGARQVECTINGLGERAGNASLEEIVMTVKTRKDIFPCSVDHLDTREIVPTSKLVAGITGFAVQPNKAIVGANAFAHESGIHQDGVLKSRETYEIMSAEDVGWSANRMVLGKHSGRNAFRSRLKELGVEFDSEDELNDAFARFKNLADKKHEIFDEDLQALVTETGISAENEHIHLVAMRVCSETGETPHANVTLNVDGQEQQAEADGGGPVDAAFRAIEQVINSGAELLLYSVNNITSGTDAQGEVTVRMEKDGRIVNGQGADTDIVIASAKAYINALNKIVSPVEREHPQAADV